One genomic segment of Gorilla gorilla gorilla isolate KB3781 chromosome 23, NHGRI_mGorGor1-v2.1_pri, whole genome shotgun sequence includes these proteins:
- the NCAPH2 gene encoding condensin-2 complex subunit H2 isoform X1 yields MEDVEARFAHLLQPIRDLTKNWEVDVAAQLGEYLEELDQICISFDEGKTTMNFIEAALLIQGSACVYSKKVEYLYSLVYQALDFISGKRRAKQLSSVQEDRANGVASSGVPQEAENEFLSLDDFPDSRTNVDLKNDQAPNEVLIIPLLPMALVAPDEMEKNNNPLYSRQGEVLASRKDFRMNTCVPHPRGAFMLEPEGMSPMPGTQKDAGRTEEQPMEVSVCRSPVPALGFSQEPGPSPEGPMPLGGGEDEDAEEAVELPEVSAPKAALEPKESRSPQQSAALPRRYMLREREGAPEPASCVKETPDPWQSLDPFDSLESKPFKKGRPYSVPPSVEEALGQKRKRKGAAKLQDFHQWYLAAYADHADSRRLRRKGPSFADMEVLYWTHVKEQLETLRKLQRREVAEQWLRPAEEDHLEDSLEDLGAAADDFLEPEEYVEPEGADPREAADLDAVPMSLSYEELVRRNVELFIATSQKFVQETELSQRIRDWEDTVQPLLQEQEQHVPFDIHTYGDQLVSRFPQLNEWCPFAELVAGQPAFEVCRSMLASLQLANDYTVEITQQPGLEMAVDTMSLRLLTHQRAHKRFQTYAAPSMAQP; encoded by the exons ATGGAGGACGTGGAGGCGCGCTTCGCCCACCTCTTGCAGCCCATCCGCGACCTCACCAAGAACTGGGAGGTGGACGTGGCGGCCCAGCTGGGCGAGTATCTGGAGGAG CTGGATCAGATCTGCATTTCTTTTGACGAAGGCAAGACCACAATGAACTTCATCGAGGCAGCGTTGTTGATCCAGGGCTCTGCCTGCGTCTACAGTAAGAAG GTGGAATACCTCTACTCACTCGTCTACCAGGCCCTTGATTTCATCTCTGGAAAGAG GCGGGCCAAGCAGCTCTCTTCGGTGCAGGAGGACAGGGCCAATGGGGTTGCCAGCTCTGGGGtcccccaggaggcagagaatgAG TTCCTGTCGCTGGATGACTTCCCTGACTCCCGGACTAATGTGGATCTCAAGAATGATCAGGCGCCCAAT GAGGTCCTCATCATCCCCCTCCTGCCCATGGCCCTGGTGGCCCCTGATGAAATGGAGAAGAACAACAATCCCCTGTACAG CCGTCAGGGTGAGGTCCTGGCCAGCCGGAAGGATTTCAGGATGAACACGTGCGTTCCCCACCCCAGAGGGGCCTTCATGTTGGAGCCAGAGGGCATGTCCCCCATGCCAGGGACCCAGAAGG ACGCCGGGAGGACTGAGGAGCAGCCAATGGAAGTTTCCGTGTGCAGGAGCCCTGTCCCAGCACTCGGCTTCTCCCAGGAGCCAG GCCCCTCTCCAGAAGGCCCGATGCCCCTGGGCGGGGGCGAGGACGAGGATGCAGAGGAGGCAGTAGAGCTTCCTGAGGTGTCGGCCCCCAAGGCCGCTCTGGAACCCAAGGAGTCCAGGAGCCCGCAGCAG AGTGCTGCCCTGCCCAGGAGGTACATGCTGCGGGAGCGAGAGGGGGCCCCAGAGCCTGCATCCTGCGTGAAG GAGACTCCAGACCCCTGGCAGAGCCTGGACCCCTTTGACTCCCTGGAGTCTAAGCCCTTCAAGAAAG GTAGGCCTTACTCTGTGCCCCCCTCTGTGGAGGAGGCTCTGGGACAGAAGCGCAAGAGGAAGGGTGCTGCCAAGCTGCAGGACTTCCACCAGTGGTACCTGGCTGCCT ATGCAGACCATGCCGACAGCAGGAGGCTTCGGCGAAAGGGTCCGTCCTTTGCAG ACATGGAGGTCCTGTACTGGACACACGTGAAGGAGCAGTTGGAAACTCTCCGGAAGCTGCAGAGGAGGGAG GTGGCTGAGCAGTGGCTGCGGCCTGCAGAGGAGGACCACCTGGAGGATTCCCTGGAAGACCTGGGGGCAGCAG CAGATGACTTTCTAGAGCCTGAGGAGTACGTGGAGCCCGAGGGAGCAGACCCCAGGGAAGCTGCTGACCTTG ACGCAGTGCCGATGTCCCTGAGCTACGAGGAGCTGGTTCGAAGGAATGTG GAGCTCTTCATTGCCACCTCCCAGAAGTTTGTCCAGGAGACAGAGCTGAGCCAGCGCATCAGGGACTGGGAGGACACAGTGCAGCCTCTGCTCCAGGAGCAG GAGCAGCATGTACCCTTTGACATCCACACCTATGGGGACCAGCTGGTCTCACGGTTCCCCCAGCTCAATGAGTGGTGTCCCTTTGCGGAGCTGGTGGCTGGCCAGCCGGCCTTCGAGGTGTGTCGTTCCATGCTGGCCTCCCTGCAGCTG GCCAATGACTACACAGTGGAGATCACCCAGCAGCCCGGGCTGGAGATGGCCGTGGACACCATGTCCCTGAGACTGCTTACGCACCAGCGAGCGCACAAGCGCTTCCAGACCTACGCTGCCCCCTCCATGGCCCAGCCCTGA
- the LOC129529456 gene encoding thymidine phosphorylase isoform X2: MAALMTPGTGAPPAPGDFSGEGSQGLPDPSPEPKQLPELIRMKRDGGRLSEADIRGFVAAVVNGSAQGAQIGAMLMAIRLRGMDLEETSVLTQALAQSGQQLEWPEAWRQQLVDKHSTGGVGDKVSLVLAPALAACGCKVPMISGRGLGHTGGTLDKLESIPGFNVIQSPEQMQVLLDQAGCCIVGQSEQLVPADGILYAARDVTATVDSLPLITASILSKKLVEGLSALVVDVKFGGAAVFPNQEQARELAKTLVGVGASLGLRVAAALTAMDKPLGRCVGHALEVEEALLCMDGAGPPDLRDLVTTLGGALLWLSGHAETQAQGAARVAAALDDGSALGRFERMLAAQGVDPGLARALCSGSPAERRQLLPRAREQEELLAPADGTVELVRALPLALVLHELGAGRSRAGEPLRLGVGAELLIDVGQRLHRGTPWLRVHRDGPALSGPQSRALQEALVLSDRAPFTAPSPFAELVLPPHQ, encoded by the exons ATGGCAGCCTTGATGACCCCGGGAACCGGGGCCCCACCCGCGCCTGGTGACTTCTCCGGGGAAGGGAGCCAGGGACTTCCCGACCCTTCGCCAGAGCCCAAGCAGCTCCCGGAGCTGATCCGCATGAAGCGAGACGGAGGCCGCCTGAGCGAAGCGGACATCAGGGGCTTCGTGGCCGCTGTGGTGAATGGGAGCGCGCAGGGCGCACAGATCG GGGCCATGCTGATGGCCATCCGACTTCGGGGCATGGATCTGGAGGAGACCTCGGTGCTGACCCAGGCCCTGGCCCAGTCGGGACAGCAGCTGGAGTGGCCAGAGGCCTGGCGCCAGCAGCTTGTGGACAAGCATTCCACAGGGGGTGTGGGTGACAAGGTCAGCCTGGTCCTCGCACCTGCCCTGGCGGCATGTGGCTGCAAG GTGCCAATGATCAGCGGACGTGGTCTGGGGCACACAGGAGGCACCTTGGATAAGCTGGAGTCTATTCCTGGATTCAATGTCATCCAGAGCCCAGAGCAG ATGCAAGTGCTGCTGGACCAGGCGGGCTGCTGTATCGTGGGTCAGAGTGAGCAGCTGGTTCCTGCAGACGGAATCCTATATGCAGCCAGAGATGTGACAGCCACCGTGGACAGCCTGCCACTCATCACAG CCTCCATTCTCAGTAAGAAGCTCGTGGAGGGGCTGTCCGCTCTGGTCGTGGACGTTAAGTTCGGAGGGGCCGCCGTCTTCCCCAACCAGGAGCAGGCCCGGGAGCTGGCAAAGACGCTG GTTGGCGTGGGAGCCAGCCTAGGGCTTCGGGTCGCGGCAGCGCTGACCGCCATGGACAAGCCCCTGGGTCGCTGCGTGGGCCAcgccctggaggtggaggaggcGCTGCTCTGCATGGACGGCGCAGGCCCGCCAGACTTAAGGGACCTGGTCACCACGCTCG GGGGCGCCCTGCTCTGGCTCAGCGGACACGCGGAGACTCAGGCCCAGGGCGCTGCCCGGGTGGCCGCGGCGCTGGACGACGGCTCGGCCCTTGGCCGCTTCGAGCGGATGCTGGCGGCGCAGGGCGTGGATCCCGGTCTGGCCCGAGCCCTGTGCTCGGGAAGTCCCGCAGAGCGCCGGCAGCTGCTGCCTCGCGCCCGGGAGCAGGAGGAGCTGCTGGCGCCCGCAGATG GCACCGTGGAGCTGGTCCGGGCGCTGCCGCTGGCGCTGGTGCTGCACGAGCTCGGGGCCGGGCGCAGCCGCGCTGGGGAGCCGCTCCGCCTGGGGGTGGGCGCAGAGCTGCTGATCGACGTGGGTCAGAGGCTGCACCGTG GGACCCCCTGGCTCCGCGTGCACCGGGACGGCCCCGCGCTCAGCGGCCCGCAGAGCCGCGCCCTGCAGGAGGCGCTCGTACTCTCCGACCGTGCGCCATTCACCGCCCCTTCGCCCTTCGCAGAGCTCGTTCTGCCGCCGCATCAATAA
- the NCAPH2 gene encoding condensin-2 complex subunit H2 isoform X2, translated as MEDVEARFAHLLQPIRDLTKNWEVDVAAQLGEYLEELDQICISFDEGKTTMNFIEAALLIQGSACVYSKKVEYLYSLVYQALDFISGKRRAKQLSSVQEDRANGVASSGVPQEAENEFLSLDDFPDSRTNVDLKNDQAPNEVLIIPLLPMALVAPDEMEKNNNPLYSRQGEVLASRKDFRMNTCVPHPRGAFMLEPEGMSPMPGTQKDAGRTEEQPMEVSVCRSPVPALGFSQEPGPSPEGPMPLGGGEDEDAEEAVELPEVSAPKAALEPKESRSPQQSAALPRRYMLREREGAPEPASCVKETPDPWQSLDPFDSLESKPFKKGRPYSVPPSVEEALGQKRKRKGAAKLQDFHQWYLAAYADHADSRRLRRKGPSFADMEVLYWTHVKEQLETLRKLQRREVAEQWLRPAEEDHLEDSLEDLGAADDFLEPEEYVEPEGADPREAADLDAVPMSLSYEELVRRNVELFIATSQKFVQETELSQRIRDWEDTVQPLLQEQEQHVPFDIHTYGDQLVSRFPQLNEWCPFAELVAGQPAFEVCRSMLASLQLANDYTVEITQQPGLEMAVDTMSLRLLTHQRAHKRFQTYAAPSMAQP; from the exons ATGGAGGACGTGGAGGCGCGCTTCGCCCACCTCTTGCAGCCCATCCGCGACCTCACCAAGAACTGGGAGGTGGACGTGGCGGCCCAGCTGGGCGAGTATCTGGAGGAG CTGGATCAGATCTGCATTTCTTTTGACGAAGGCAAGACCACAATGAACTTCATCGAGGCAGCGTTGTTGATCCAGGGCTCTGCCTGCGTCTACAGTAAGAAG GTGGAATACCTCTACTCACTCGTCTACCAGGCCCTTGATTTCATCTCTGGAAAGAG GCGGGCCAAGCAGCTCTCTTCGGTGCAGGAGGACAGGGCCAATGGGGTTGCCAGCTCTGGGGtcccccaggaggcagagaatgAG TTCCTGTCGCTGGATGACTTCCCTGACTCCCGGACTAATGTGGATCTCAAGAATGATCAGGCGCCCAAT GAGGTCCTCATCATCCCCCTCCTGCCCATGGCCCTGGTGGCCCCTGATGAAATGGAGAAGAACAACAATCCCCTGTACAG CCGTCAGGGTGAGGTCCTGGCCAGCCGGAAGGATTTCAGGATGAACACGTGCGTTCCCCACCCCAGAGGGGCCTTCATGTTGGAGCCAGAGGGCATGTCCCCCATGCCAGGGACCCAGAAGG ACGCCGGGAGGACTGAGGAGCAGCCAATGGAAGTTTCCGTGTGCAGGAGCCCTGTCCCAGCACTCGGCTTCTCCCAGGAGCCAG GCCCCTCTCCAGAAGGCCCGATGCCCCTGGGCGGGGGCGAGGACGAGGATGCAGAGGAGGCAGTAGAGCTTCCTGAGGTGTCGGCCCCCAAGGCCGCTCTGGAACCCAAGGAGTCCAGGAGCCCGCAGCAG AGTGCTGCCCTGCCCAGGAGGTACATGCTGCGGGAGCGAGAGGGGGCCCCAGAGCCTGCATCCTGCGTGAAG GAGACTCCAGACCCCTGGCAGAGCCTGGACCCCTTTGACTCCCTGGAGTCTAAGCCCTTCAAGAAAG GTAGGCCTTACTCTGTGCCCCCCTCTGTGGAGGAGGCTCTGGGACAGAAGCGCAAGAGGAAGGGTGCTGCCAAGCTGCAGGACTTCCACCAGTGGTACCTGGCTGCCT ATGCAGACCATGCCGACAGCAGGAGGCTTCGGCGAAAGGGTCCGTCCTTTGCAG ACATGGAGGTCCTGTACTGGACACACGTGAAGGAGCAGTTGGAAACTCTCCGGAAGCTGCAGAGGAGGGAG GTGGCTGAGCAGTGGCTGCGGCCTGCAGAGGAGGACCACCTGGAGGATTCCCTGGAAGACCTGGGGGCAGCAG ATGACTTTCTAGAGCCTGAGGAGTACGTGGAGCCCGAGGGAGCAGACCCCAGGGAAGCTGCTGACCTTG ACGCAGTGCCGATGTCCCTGAGCTACGAGGAGCTGGTTCGAAGGAATGTG GAGCTCTTCATTGCCACCTCCCAGAAGTTTGTCCAGGAGACAGAGCTGAGCCAGCGCATCAGGGACTGGGAGGACACAGTGCAGCCTCTGCTCCAGGAGCAG GAGCAGCATGTACCCTTTGACATCCACACCTATGGGGACCAGCTGGTCTCACGGTTCCCCCAGCTCAATGAGTGGTGTCCCTTTGCGGAGCTGGTGGCTGGCCAGCCGGCCTTCGAGGTGTGTCGTTCCATGCTGGCCTCCCTGCAGCTG GCCAATGACTACACAGTGGAGATCACCCAGCAGCCCGGGCTGGAGATGGCCGTGGACACCATGTCCCTGAGACTGCTTACGCACCAGCGAGCGCACAAGCGCTTCCAGACCTACGCTGCCCCCTCCATGGCCCAGCCCTGA
- the CIMAP1B gene encoding ciliary microtubule associated protein 1B isoform X2, which translates to MGSDAWVGLWRPHRPRGPIAAHYGGPGPKYKLPPNTADDVRPRARPPGACSHDRARPRRRPRLLHLRPPTPLSALPHSGTWQVLPGASGERDVPQCASAHHCSPKLGCPGGEAEPRSRGLYCALALGSARHRQSLRPNLLHLRPQSGWQFLRGPQQDPGPLRLPRRESRGLQVPGPPVHDSGADFAPPRQHSEARARGLQRGSAPEAPRLEFRDPALGLPGPAGDRRGQLTRQAGAAPHVFA; encoded by the exons ATGGGCTCGGACGCCTGGGTGGGCCTTTGGCGGCCACACCGGCCCCGCGGCCCCATCGCGGCGCACTACGGAGGCCCCGGGCCCAAATACAAGCTGCCGCCCAACACCG CAGACGACGTGCGGCCCCGGGCCCGGCCACCTGGTGCCTGCTCGCATGACCGTGCGCGGCCCCGACGGCGCCCCCGCCTACTCCATCTACGGCCGCCCACGCCGCTCAGCGCCCTTCCTCACTCCGGGACCTG GCAAGTACTTCCCGGAGCGAGCGGGGAACGCGACGTACCCCAGTGCGCCTCGGCACACCATTGCTCCCCGAAACTGGGGTGTCCAGGCGGAGAAGCAGAGCCCAG GTCCCGCGGCCTATACTGTGCCCTCGCTCTTGGGTCCGCGCGTCATCGGCAAAGTCTCCGCCCCAACTTGCTCCATCTACGGCCGCAGAGCGGCTGGCAGTTTCTTCGAGGACCTCAGCAAG ACCCCGGGCCCCTGCGCCTACCACGTCGTGAGTCCAGGGGTCTACAAGTCCCGGGCCCCCCAGTTCACGATTCTGGCGCGGACTTCGCTCCCCCAAGACAACACTCGGAAGCCAGGGCCCGCGGCCTACAACGTGGATCAG CACCGGAAGCCCCGCGGCTGGAGTTTCGGGATCCGGCACTCGGACTACCTGGCCCCGCTGGTGACCGACGCGGACAACTGACCCGCCAGGCGGGAGCGGCCCCACACGTGTTTGCTTAA
- the LOC129529456 gene encoding thymidine phosphorylase isoform X1, with protein MAALMTPGTGAPPAPGDFSGEGSQGLPDPSPEPKQLPELIRMKRDGGRLSEADIRGFVAAVVNGSAQGAQIGAMLMAIRLRGMDLEETSVLTQALAQSGQQLEWPEAWRQQLVDKHSTGGVGDKVSLVLAPALAACGCKVPMISGRGLGHTGGTLDKLESIPGFNVIQSPEQMQVLLDQAGCCIVGQSEQLVPADGILYAARDVTATVDSLPLITASILSKKLVEGLSALVVDVKFGGAAVFPNQEQARELAKTLVGVGASLGLRVAAALTAMDKPLGRCVGHALEVEEALLCMDGAGPPDLRDLVTTLGGALLWLSGHAETQAQGAARVAAALDDGSALGRFERMLAAQGVDPGLARALCSGSPAERRQLLPRAREQEELLAPADGTVELVRALPLALVLHELGAGRSRAGEPLRLGVGAELLIDVGQRLHRGERRPRPAGPASPPSSGRAASNGPSLCRDPLAPRAPGRPRAQRPAEPRPAGGARTLRPCAIHRPFALRRARSAAASIKLLCRETSSIRSMLLLTRSSTAWHRLSQLKPPVLPGTLGGQALHLRSWLLSRQGPTETGGQGQPQGPGLRTRLLITALFGAGLGGAWLALRAEKERLQQQKRTEALRQAAVGQGDFHLLDHRGQARCKADFRGQWVLMYFGFTHCPDICPDELEKLVQVVRQLEAEPGLPPVQPVFITVDPERDDVEAMARYVQDFHPRLLGLTGSTEQVAQASHSYRVYYNAGPKDEDQDYIVDHSIAIYLLNPDGLFTDYYGRSRSAEQISDSVRRHMAAFRSVLS; from the exons ATGGCAGCCTTGATGACCCCGGGAACCGGGGCCCCACCCGCGCCTGGTGACTTCTCCGGGGAAGGGAGCCAGGGACTTCCCGACCCTTCGCCAGAGCCCAAGCAGCTCCCGGAGCTGATCCGCATGAAGCGAGACGGAGGCCGCCTGAGCGAAGCGGACATCAGGGGCTTCGTGGCCGCTGTGGTGAATGGGAGCGCGCAGGGCGCACAGATCG GGGCCATGCTGATGGCCATCCGACTTCGGGGCATGGATCTGGAGGAGACCTCGGTGCTGACCCAGGCCCTGGCCCAGTCGGGACAGCAGCTGGAGTGGCCAGAGGCCTGGCGCCAGCAGCTTGTGGACAAGCATTCCACAGGGGGTGTGGGTGACAAGGTCAGCCTGGTCCTCGCACCTGCCCTGGCGGCATGTGGCTGCAAG GTGCCAATGATCAGCGGACGTGGTCTGGGGCACACAGGAGGCACCTTGGATAAGCTGGAGTCTATTCCTGGATTCAATGTCATCCAGAGCCCAGAGCAG ATGCAAGTGCTGCTGGACCAGGCGGGCTGCTGTATCGTGGGTCAGAGTGAGCAGCTGGTTCCTGCAGACGGAATCCTATATGCAGCCAGAGATGTGACAGCCACCGTGGACAGCCTGCCACTCATCACAG CCTCCATTCTCAGTAAGAAGCTCGTGGAGGGGCTGTCCGCTCTGGTCGTGGACGTTAAGTTCGGAGGGGCCGCCGTCTTCCCCAACCAGGAGCAGGCCCGGGAGCTGGCAAAGACGCTG GTTGGCGTGGGAGCCAGCCTAGGGCTTCGGGTCGCGGCAGCGCTGACCGCCATGGACAAGCCCCTGGGTCGCTGCGTGGGCCAcgccctggaggtggaggaggcGCTGCTCTGCATGGACGGCGCAGGCCCGCCAGACTTAAGGGACCTGGTCACCACGCTCG GGGGCGCCCTGCTCTGGCTCAGCGGACACGCGGAGACTCAGGCCCAGGGCGCTGCCCGGGTGGCCGCGGCGCTGGACGACGGCTCGGCCCTTGGCCGCTTCGAGCGGATGCTGGCGGCGCAGGGCGTGGATCCCGGTCTGGCCCGAGCCCTGTGCTCGGGAAGTCCCGCAGAGCGCCGGCAGCTGCTGCCTCGCGCCCGGGAGCAGGAGGAGCTGCTGGCGCCCGCAGATG GCACCGTGGAGCTGGTCCGGGCGCTGCCGCTGGCGCTGGTGCTGCACGAGCTCGGGGCCGGGCGCAGCCGCGCTGGGGAGCCGCTCCGCCTGGGGGTGGGCGCAGAGCTGCTGATCGACGTGGGTCAGAGGCTGCACCGTGGTGAGCGCCGCCCCCGCCCTGCTGGCCCCGCATCCCCGCCCAGCTCCGGCCGCGCGGCCTCTAACGGCCCCTCGCTCTGCAGGGACCCCCTGGCTCCGCGTGCACCGGGACGGCCCCGCGCTCAGCGGCCCGCAGAGCCGCGCCCTGCAGGAGGCGCTCGTACTCTCCGACCGTGCGCCATTCACCGCCCCTTCGCCCTTCGCAGAGCTCGTTCTGCCGCCGCATCAATAAAGCTCCTTTGCCGCGAAACCTC GAGCATCAGATCCATGCTGCTGCTGACTCGGAGCTCCACGGCTTGGCACAGGCTCTCTCAGCTCAAGCCTCCAGTCCTCCCTGGGACCCTGGGAGGCCAGGCCCTGCATCTGAGGTCCTGGCTTTTGTCAAGGCAGGGCCCTACAGAGACAGGTGGGCAGGGCCAGCCCCAGGGCCCTGGGCTTCGAACCCGGCTGCTGATCACAGCCCTGTTCGGGGCTGGACTCGGCGGGGCCTGGCTGGCCCTGAGGGCTGAGAAGGAGAGGCTGCAGCAGCAAAAGCGAACAGAAGCCCTGCGCCAGGCAGCTGTGGGCCAGGGCGACTTCCACCTGCTGGATCACAGAGGCCAGGCTCGCTGCAAGGCTGACTTCCGGGGCCAGTGGGTGCTGATGTACTTTGGCTTCACTCACTGCCCTGACATCTGCCCAGACGAGCTGGAGAAGCTGGTGCAGGTGGTGCGGCAGCTGGAAGCAGAGCCTGGTTTGCCTCCAGTGCAGCCTGTCTTCATCACTGTGGACCCCGAGCGGGACGATGTTGAAGCCATGGCCCGCTACGTCCAGGACTTCCACCCAAGACTGTTGGGTCTGACCGGCTCCACCGAacaggttgcccaggctagtcacaGTTACCGCGTGTACTACAATGCCGGCCCCAAGGATGAGGACCAGGACTACATCGTGGACCACTCCATTGCCATCTACCTGCTCAACCCTGACGGCCTCTTCACGGATTACTACGGCCGGAGCAGATCGGCTGAGCAGATCTCAGACAGTGTGCGGCGGCACATGGCGGCTTTCCGCAGTGTCCTGTCTTGA
- the CIMAP1B gene encoding ciliary microtubule associated protein 1B isoform X1, with protein MGSDAWVGLWRPHRPRGPIAAHYGGPGPKYKLPPNTGYVLHDPSRPRAPAFTFGARFPTQQTTCGPGPGHLVPARMTVRGPDGAPAYSIYGRPRRSAPFLTPGPGKYFPERAGNATYPSAPRHTIAPRNWGVQAEKQSPGPAAYTVPSLLGPRVIGKVSAPTCSIYGRRAAGSFFEDLSKTPGPCAYHVVSPGVYKSRAPQFTILARTSLPQDNTRKPGPAAYNVDQHRKPRGWSFGIRHSDYLAPLVTDADN; from the exons ATGGGCTCGGACGCCTGGGTGGGCCTTTGGCGGCCACACCGGCCCCGCGGCCCCATCGCGGCGCACTACGGAGGCCCCGGGCCCAAATACAAGCTGCCGCCCAACACCG GCTACGTCCTGCATGACCCGTCGCGGCCCCGCGCCCCCGCCTTCACCTTCGGCGCGCGCTTCCCCACGCAGCAGACGACGTGCGGCCCCGGGCCCGGCCACCTGGTGCCTGCTCGCATGACCGTGCGCGGCCCCGACGGCGCCCCCGCCTACTCCATCTACGGCCGCCCACGCCGCTCAGCGCCCTTCCTCACTCCGGGACCTG GCAAGTACTTCCCGGAGCGAGCGGGGAACGCGACGTACCCCAGTGCGCCTCGGCACACCATTGCTCCCCGAAACTGGGGTGTCCAGGCGGAGAAGCAGAGCCCAG GTCCCGCGGCCTATACTGTGCCCTCGCTCTTGGGTCCGCGCGTCATCGGCAAAGTCTCCGCCCCAACTTGCTCCATCTACGGCCGCAGAGCGGCTGGCAGTTTCTTCGAGGACCTCAGCAAG ACCCCGGGCCCCTGCGCCTACCACGTCGTGAGTCCAGGGGTCTACAAGTCCCGGGCCCCCCAGTTCACGATTCTGGCGCGGACTTCGCTCCCCCAAGACAACACTCGGAAGCCAGGGCCCGCGGCCTACAACGTGGATCAG CACCGGAAGCCCCGCGGCTGGAGTTTCGGGATCCGGCACTCGGACTACCTGGCCCCGCTGGTGACCGACGCGGACAACTGA